Genomic segment of Iocasia fonsfrigidae:
TACATCCCTTAATACCCCGAGTTTATCACCAGCAAGCTCTATATCAGCAATCGAAGAGGACAGTCCTCTTTCATGTGCAGCCTGAATAGTCGGCAGATCTGTTAAAGGGTCTATCCCCAGTAAATATGCAGCAGCAGTATCTACTGCAAAAGGGGATAAACCAGCTATTATATACCCAAATTTTCGCGGATCACCAGCTGAAGGTCCCTCACCTTCCATACCTATAATCGCATCCATAATTGTCAAATCAGGTTTAAGACAGAGAGCAAGGTCAATTAACATGCCCGCAAAAAGATCAATCCGCGGCATTTTTAAATGATATTCTGCCTTTAATAAACCTGGTATAGCCCCAAAAAGGTTTTTAACTGCTCCAGTCATCATAGCCATACCATGTGTCTTTAATTTGGGGAGGTTAATTACAAAATCAGCCTTTGTATAATATTTAGCAATAATAAATGACCTTTTATATTTACCTCCTGTAAAGGATATATTTTCCTGGGCTAAATCATAATTTAACTCGATCCCCTCTTCATCAGCCAACTCATAGAGACCTGTTTGCTGATAGATTTTTTTTAATAAACCAGCAGTGAAGGGCCCGCCAGGACTGTCCCCAATTATTACTTCTGCCCCCAGCTCGCGTACAAGACGTGCCAGCGCTTTAACAAATATAGGATTGGTAGTAACAGCAGCCTCAGGAGGTTTATCTGTCAGAAGGTTTACCTTGAGCAAGACAGACTTACCAGGTTTAATATAATCTGCCACCTTATATTTAGCAAAGATTGCCC
This window contains:
- a CDS encoding DUF362 domain-containing protein → METVSISQCKDYNFEAIIKQLRAIFAKYKVADYIKPGKSVLLKVNLLTDKPPEAAVTTNPIFVKALARLVRELGAEVIIGDSPGGPFTAGLLKKIYQQTGLYELADEEGIELNYDLAQENISFTGGKYKRSFIIAKYYTKADFVINLPKLKTHGMAMMTGAVKNLFGAIPGLLKAEYHLKMPRIDLFAGMLIDLALCLKPDLTIMDAIIGMEGEGPSAGDPRKFGYIIAGLSPFAVDTAAAYLLGIDPLTDLPTIQAAHERGLSSSIADIELAGDKLGVLRDVKIPAIEKSSNLIDRRLPKNISNWLSPLLRPRPVFHHEKCTNCADCCRNCPADVITMKEKGPEVDLENCIRCFCCQELCKYQAVEIKRPLLGNLLFRL